The proteins below come from a single Aegilops tauschii subsp. strangulata cultivar AL8/78 chromosome 6, Aet v6.0, whole genome shotgun sequence genomic window:
- the LOC109734953 gene encoding glutamate receptor 2.8: MVRALSPSSLVGPASFFYALLLLVVAALVGPLQVATAQSMAAPVPVRVGVILDWATKASSAVSLRRRTGIQMAVEDYYAAHPGSATRVELHFGDSKGDVVGAASAALDLIKNAQVQAIIGPKTSAEAEFVAQLGSRAHVPVLSYSATSPSLSPAQTPYFVRTAAKDSLQATPVAAILAHFGWRAAVVLHEDSPYGTGILPALADALQSVDSAAIVERVAVPSGAHDDALDALLYRLKAMPTRVFVVHANFRLATRLFRRAEEAGMMSDGYAWVVTDGVGGLVDRISPEDIDAMQGVVSLRPHVELTSQVKNFSARFRARFRRDNPASDDDVINDPTVTRLWSYDTAWAIATAAEAASVPGRAFQTPQRSRALTDLDRLGVSATGAALLRAVLNTTFDGMAGRFKLVDGQLQVAAYEVVNIIGNGARTVGFWTPESGILRDLNVDRAKVERKLKPILWPGEALSQPRGWTESPNGRVLNVAVPMKNGFKQFVDVVGEKNSTTPKVTGYCIDVFEAVMKNLPYPVNYQYVPFPDSPDSYEMLVDQVSGGEADIAVGDVTITASRMHEADFTMPFTESGWAMVVATRPDTSASMWIFLQPLTTSLWLTSLAFFCFTGFVVWVIEHRVNPEFRGTPSQQFGLIFYFAFSTLVFAHKEKLESNLSRFVVIIWVFVVLILTSSYTASLTSMLTVQQLRPTVTDVKELQRRGQFIGYQEGSFIEPLLTKMGFDERKMKKYSTLEQYADALSKGSANGGVDAVFDEIPYLKLFLSQHCDGYMQVGPVYKTDGFGFVFPRGSPMVGDVSREILRLAEGDQMARIEKAWFGEPGTCRDALGGIGGGGGSSNLSFRSFGGLFLITGVVSSLMLLLYVAIFMYRERDELREAEAAAKAEAGSGSVPVRKLRVLLQHYDKRDLKSPTFRTWNDDSVRNGSDYASRTPRWSGGDAGLTPRAGGEEHGMGGASPLSVDVSSEMNAGSSPEGTPASEISESFEQRIDGAAASVEMARSNASQLQ; this comes from the exons ATGGTGCGCGCGCTCTCGCCTTCTTCCCTCGTCGGCCCGGCCTCGTTCTTCTACGCTCTGCTGCTGCTCGTAGTGGCCGCGCTCGTCGGGCCGCTGCAGGTGGCGACAGCGCAGAGCATGGCGGCGCCGGTGCCGGTCCGCGTCGGGGTGATCCTGGACTGGGCGACCAAGGCGTCGTCGGCGGTGTCGCTGAGGCGGCGGACCGGCATTCAGATGGCGGTGGAGGACTACTACGCGGCGCACCCGGGCTCGGCCACCAGGGTGGAGCTCCACTTCGGGGACTCCAAAGGGGACGTCGTCGGCGCAGCTTCCGCCG CGCTGGACCTGATCAAGAACGCGCAGGTGCAGGCCATCATCGGGCCCAAGACATCAGCGGAGGCGGAGTTCGTCGCCCAACTCGGCAGCCGCGCCCACGTCCCCGTGCTCTCCTACTCcgccacctccccgtccctctcCCCGGCGCAGACGCCCTACTTCGTGCGCACCGCCGCCAAAGACTCCTTGCAGGCCACCCCCGTCGCCGCTATCCTAGCACACTTTGGGTGGCGCGCGGCCGTCGTCCTGCACGAGGACTCGCCCTACGGCACCGGCATCCTCCCGGCGCTCGCCGACGCGCTCCAGAGCGTCGACAGCGCGGCCATCGTGGAACGCGTGGCCGTGCCGAGCGGCGCGCACGACGACGCCCTCGACGCGCTGCTCTACCGCCTCAAGGCGATGCCGACGCGCGTGTTCGTCGTGCACGCCAATTTCCGCCTGGCGACGCGGCTCTTCCGGCGAGCGGAGGAGGCCGGGATGATGTCCGATGGCTACGCCTGGGTCGTCACAGATGGCGTCGGTGGCTTGGTGGACAGGATCAGCCCCGAGGACATCGACGCCATGCAAGGCGTCGTCAGCCTCCGGCCCCACGTCGAGCTCACGAGCCAGGTGAAGAACTTCTCGGCGCGGTTCAGGGCGAGGTTCCGGCGGGACAACCCGGCCTCCGACGACGACGTGATCAATGATCCGACCGTGACGAGGCTCTGGTCATACGACACGGCGTGGGCGATCGCCACGGCAGCCGAGGCGGCCAGTGTCCCCGGCCGGGCATTTCAGACGCCGCAGCGTAGCAGGGCCCTTACAGACCTGGACCGGCTCGGCGTGTCGGCCACCGGGGCAGCGCTTCTCAGAGCGGTGCTCAACACAACGTTCGACGGGATGGCCGGCAGGTTCAAGCTTGTGGACGGGCAGCTGCAGGTGGCGGCATACGAGGTCGTGAACATCATCGGGAACGGCGCGAGGACGGTGGGGTTTTGGACGCCGGAGTCCGGCATCTTGCGAGACCTGAATGTTGACCGCGCCAAGGTTGAGCGAAAGCTGAAACCCATTCTCTGGCCGGGCGAGGCGCTGTCCCAGCCGAGAGGCTGGACGGAATCGCCGAACGGACGGGTGCTCAATGTCGCCGTACCGATGAAGAACGGGTTCAAGCAGTTCGTGGACGTCGTCGGGGAGAAGAACTCGACGACGCCGAAGGTCACTGGGTATTGCATCGACGTGTTCGAAGCGGTGATGAAGAACCTGCCGTACCCGGTGAACTACCAGTACGTGCCGTTCCCCGACAGCCCGGACTCCTACGAGATGCTGGTGGACCAGGTGAGCGGCGGGGAGGCAGACATTGCGGTGGGGGACGTGACGATCACGGCGAGCAGGATGCACGAGGCGGACTTCACCATGCCGTTCACGGAGTCCGGGTGGGCGATGGTGGTGGCGACGCGGCCGGACACGAGCGCCAGCATGTGGATCTTCCTGCAGCCGCTCACCACCAGCCTCTGGCTCACCAGCCTCGCCTTCTTCTGCTTCACCGGCTTCGTGGTGTGGGTCATCGAGCACCGCGTCAACCCGGAGTTCCGCGGCACGCCGTCGCAGCAGttcggcctcatcttctacttCGCCTTCTCAACGCTCGTCTTCGCACACA AGGAGAAGCTGGAGAGCAACCTGTCGAGATTTGTGGTGATCATATGGGTGTTCGTGGTGCTGATCCTGACGTCGAGCTACACGGCGAGCCTGACGTCGATGCTGACGGTCCAGCAGCTCCGGCCAACCGTGACCGACGTGAAGGAGCTGCAGAGGCGCGGCCAGTTCATCGGGTACCAGGAGGGGAGCTTCATCGAGCCCTTACTCACGAAGATGGGCTTCGACGAGAGGAAGATGAAGAAGTACAGCACGTTGGAGCAGTACGCCGACGCGCTGTCCAAGGGCTCGGCGAACGGCGGCGTGGACGCGGTGTTCGACGAGATCCCGTACCTGAAGCTGTTCCTGTCGCAGCACTGCGACGGGTACATGCAGGTGGGGCCCGTGTACAAGACGGACGGCTTCGGGTTCGTGTTCCCGAGGGGGTCGCCCATGGTGGGGGACGTGTCGCGGGAGATCCTGAGGCTGGCGGAGGGCGACCAGATGGCGCGCATCGAGAAGGCGTGGTTCGGCGAGCCCGGCACGTGCCGGGACGCGCTGGGCggcatcggcggcggcggcggctcgtcGAACCTCAGCTTCCGGAGCTTCGGCGGGCTGTTCCTCATCACCGGCGTCGTCTCCAGCCTCATGCTGCTGCTTTACGTCGCCATCTTCATGTACCGCGAGCGCGACGAGctccgggaggcggaggcggcggcgaaggCCGAGGCCGGCTCCGGGAGCGTGCCCGTGCGGAAGCTGCGCGTATTGCTGCAGCACTACGACAAGAGGGACCTCAAGTCCCCGACCTTCAGGACGTGGAACGACGACTCCGTCAGGAACGGCAGTGACTACGCGAGCAGGACGCCGAGATGGAGCGGCGGCGACGCGGGCCTGACGCCGAGGGCCGGTGGGGAAGAACacggcatgggaggggcgagccCGCTGAGCGTGGACGTCAGCTCGGAGATGAATGCTGGCTCTTCGCCGGAGGGGACGCCGGCGTCGGAGATCAGTGAGTCATTCGAGCAGAGGATAGACGGGGCAGCAGCCTCCGTGGAAATGGCAAGGTCAAATGCCTCTCAACTGCAGTAA